The following is a genomic window from Hypomesus transpacificus isolate Combined female chromosome 14, fHypTra1, whole genome shotgun sequence.
TCCATCAGTCCCAGGGCCTTTCAGGGGTTAGGGAGACTTCTACGCCTGCATCTGAACTCCAACCGACTGACGGCAATCAACATGGAGTGGTTCCAGCCTCTTCGCACCCTGGAGATCCTCATGATAGGAGAGAACCCTGTTCTACAGCTATCTGACATGAACTTTAAGCCTCTGGTCAACCTCCGTAGCTTGGTTCTCGCCAGGATGAATCTGTCAGAGATCCCGGACAACACTCTGGTGGGCCTTGACAACTTGGAGAGCATCTCCTTCTTTGACAACTTGTTTGAAAAGGTTCCACGGGCCGCCCTCAAACGGGCAGAAAACCTGAAGTTTCTGGATCTAAACAAGAACCCGATCGAGCGGATTCAGAAGGGGGACTTTGCGAACATGATCCACCTCAAGGAGCTGGGCGTCAACAGCATGCCGGAGCTGGTGTGCATCGACGGTTTCGCCCTGAGCAACTTACCCGAACTAACCAAGATCGAGGCCACCAACAACCCCAAGCTGTCCTACATCCACCCGGACGCCTTCTACAAGTTGCCCCGACTGGAGACGCTTATGCTGAACAGCAATGCCCTTAGCGCTTTGCACCACAGGGCCGTGGAGTCCCTGCCCAACCTGCGGGAGGTGAGCATGCACAGCAACCCCATCCGCTGCGACTGCGTCGTCCGCTGGATCAACATGAACAGGACCGGAGTCCGTTTCATGGAGCCTGACTCGCTGTTCTGTGCCGAGCCCCCAGAGTACCAGGGCCAGCACGTCCGACAGGTGCACTTCAGGGAGATGACGGAGATCTGCCTTCCGCTCATCTCGTCCGGAAGCCTTCCGGATCGAATGGCCATCAGGAAAGGGGGCCAGGTGACGCTGCACTGCAGGGCGTTTGGAGAACCGGAGCCCGAAATCTACTGGGTCACGCCGACTGGGCTCAGGGTGCTGCCCAACAGTGTGTCTGATAAGTACCACATGCACCCAGAGGGGACCTTTGACATCTACGATGCTGGCGCCCATGAAGCGGGCCTGTACACCTGCGTCGCTCACAATCTTGTCGGCGCAGACCTGAAATCCGTCTTGGTGGTGGTGGACGGATACTTTCCCAAACCTTCAAACCAGTCTTTACGCTTGGACACCAAGTCCGTGCAGCCTCGTTCTGTTTTACTGTCCTGGAAAAACCCTGGTGGTTTCGTTTCTAATATAAAGTGGTACATGACTGCCCACGTTAACCACCCCTCCATGGCGTTTACCGCCAGGGTTCCTTCTGATGTGAAAGAGTACCGGCTGGCTCACTTAAGACCTTCCACCCagtacagggtgtgtgtggaggtgacaAGCAGACAGCTCGGAGGCTACAGGGACTGTGTCAATGTCACCACTAAAGGACTGGAAGTCCCTGTTGACAGCAGCGAGAACTGGGACACCATAGTGATGAGTGTCTGCACTGTGCTTTtcgtggtggtcgccgtggctTGTTCTGTCATCTACACATCTCTGCGTAGCCAGTTCTTTTACAGGAAGTTGATAGAGGATCAGTCTGAGTCCCTGCTGGGTCCTAATGAAGgttcatcttcctctctctcaggactgtgtgtttctggtgtcAAGGTTAGGGCAACGGTCGTAGACTTTCCAGACCATTCCATGTGAGCAACAACCTTGGTCATGGAAATTAACGCACTGGATTAGGACATCATGGAAGAGAGTTGGACACAAGCATTTGATTTATGTGCCCTCTTTTCGAGACATTTGAAAGGACACCTGATCGGTGAATTTGACAGGGTGGGTTCCGGTAGGGTTCATGCATAACTATGTAACCAGCTAAAACCAGACTAAAGACTATTTTATAATACAAAATGTGTGTCATTGCAGCAGATCTTTCACAGACAAGTATCTAAATTGATATACGTGGCTACTGGTCATTTATGCGGTGCGACTGGAATAAAGCACAGCACAAAGACTATTTTGTCTCTGTTCTTCGACCGTGGtttataaccctaaccctaaccggtTTATAACCGCTTGTGGAGATGTCTGTGTTGGTCACGAGGAAACATATACATGCTGTGTAACATTAAAGGGCCATACGTAACAGAATTCTACTTGTAGAGTTTATAAAAATGAGAAAAACTTGTTAGAATTGTATATAATAACATGGACTATGATGTTAAACATTTTATGATCAAATAcactttcataaaaaaaaaaataaggatGCTGTCTTTTAACTGAAATGTTTTCTCTCACATTGAGTCGACATATTGTTTGAAAATCACCTTGGCAGTAGAAAGATTAATATGGCACTGTACTGCTTTCAAAAAAGGACTTAGGCCCTAGCTGTAAAATCCAGTTGTCCCCAAAAAAATACATGTTAGAAATTCATAAATTCAAAAACCATAAATCTTTCTATATCACTGCCTAAACCATACAAGAGGACAACTGTGTGTAGTGGACAAACACAATTACTGGGGCTGCCCTTGAAGGCGGACATTTTAACATTTTTACCAAAATGCAATCTCAAGCAAGATGACGTGTTTGGCCAATCAGGTGGAaggagtgtgtaagtgtgtaagtgagtgagtgagtgagtgtgtgtgcttacgtGCGTTAACACTGTACGTGTGTGGGCATGGGCATTGGAGACCCTATTGACTTAGAATTGTATTATATTCTCCTTCAttaaaaatccaatatggaTTCCTAACACAAACCTCACTGAGGTGATGAATCGGCTTCACATTCGGACTGATGGGGGGCATTTATCAAGAGGACTGAACCATATATCAACAGAGTTTCAGCACCTTGGACAGGGCTTTTAGAGCGTGGTCATTTGTCACAGCCAAGGCAGCTAAAATATGACCCATTAGAGCACAGGTAGTGAGTGGGTCAGCAAGAACGTGTTGCCGGAAcgttccctctccctccgtgACCCTGGCGAGACACGGGTGCCGTTGCAGGAACAGCTCAGCAACTTTTTGGCTCGTTTGTTAAACACTTCCCATCGAaccgggagaggagggagacaaatGAAGCACAAAATGAGGACAAAGTGCTGGAAGTCAGTCACATGACGGCTGACGCCCTGAACATCTGTCCTGCTGATGTTATTGATGTGTCATATTTTTAGGTACCGGGCAAGATGGCTGGTTAGGTATCGTCCTGAGAGACATAGCCTCCTGTGGTGTGCCCTGTGTTTGCTGGGTAATCAGGATCCAAGATTCACTTGAACGAGTGGATTTCCTGGAAAACAGGCCGGACCTTCATCGTCATCACACCGACTCGATCATCCCCTGTCTACACAGTTTGAACACATTGCTCCTCCCGACAAGAGAAAACTTTGCCTCAGGATACAATCCACTCGGGGAAACAAAATGATAATAATAGACACATCTTATAAATGTTTCACCCATGCAAACACTTTCCAATACAAGGCCATTGGCAAATTTCAGATCTCAGTTATTAATTTGGCGTTATTTAGGGGCATGAAATCTGGTTTGAAAACAAGATAAATCAGTTATAAATAGTCCGAGGTTGCTTTTCCCTTGACGTGTTCTCCTTCAGACAGGCTGAGTCAGGGAGCATCGTAACAGTacacctctcacacacggaGATACAAGACACAGGGCAGCCAAGGAATCTAGTTCACATCatttcagggtgtgtgtgtggtgtgcttcaTCACAGCAGTGTTGACTAGTAACCGTCtacatccacacacgcacacacacacacacctcatatgAACAAACAGTTAACAGACATTCAGTACACCCACACAATCAACTTCCTGATCATTTGCTCACTGATGTACCATGCGCTTTGTCATTAGTATTGTGCAAGGCAAATAGGCAGCACATGATGAACTGAATAGCCAGGTCCAGGGAGAATGTGGAAATTAGCTCACAGTTTTCCTCCATACAAACCAATTAGTCGTTCTTTTCATGGATCTCCAAAGTTAGTATTTGTTTGCTTGCACATTTTGCAACTAGAATACAATCATTTAAAGTGACAGACTTTGTCGCAAAGGGATTTTGAAACAGCTAGGCAACATTATTTAGGAAGCTACAGTATGGTTAGCATTCCAAACATGAAGTCCTATTTCCATTCAAATCTTTTCCACAATCACTTGAgaataacaaatacaaaatagaccaatatactgtactgtatgactGTCTCCTTAATACTTGCTTGAGCATCATGAGAGCCATCTTCATAGACTCAGTGCTTCATTACATTATAAAATATGATTCTAAAGAATATTCCTGAACAGACAGATACCACTGGTTAGCTCACACAATGCAGGCATTCTACACCCCCCGATTCCCTCCAGCTGCAAGGTATCTAagcccttctctccctttataGATCTGTACTATTCTtttgaggagaaagaaaaagaggaaaggagagagagagagagagagagagagagaaagagggagagaatgagggagggagagacatagggagacatagggagagagagagagagagagagagagagagagggggggggtgcagtgCACTGTGTTGTAAAGATGATAAGAAGAGTATGGTGcaggtcagagagggagagtctgCGCTGTGATTGGGTTCAGAGTTGTGATGGAGGCCTAGACTGTCCAAGACAGGAGACATATCAAGGGGGAAAGAATACGAGAGAAAGGTAATGCATCTACCTATTATGAGCCTCTGATAAAAACATACCCCCATGGGCCAAATACAACATCAGCACATAAGGAAATGTTAATAGACTTTTATATTGTTTCATGGTCCTTGTATTGTACCTGCCGTGTGGTCCATTGGGATTTTGCACAAAATACACAATCTAATGACCTCTGATTAAAGTTGACAAATAACTCCTATTACGATGTTTCCCCTGGGACAATTCCTCTGCCGTCATTTACCACATGAAACAACAAGAAAATCTATACTACAAAAAGAGAATGAAAAGTTCCCCTAAGCGCTGCAAAAATGCTCTGCTTCTGAATTATTACCTCATTACGCACATTTTGCATTTAGGCCAGAGCTGCTCTTTGTGGATTGGAGTAAATAAAAATAGAAAGATTCACATGTATCTAACCCTCAGCTAACTGCACCCTAGGGCTGTAAGTGATGATGTCTCTATTCAAAGGCCCATTAAGTTAAAACAACTCAGGTGACAGTGTAATCCCATATCAAGGATTTGTGTGATTTCATCATTCAGTATTGCCCCAAACATGCCCCCCAAAGTACTGCTTATTataatacatgtgtgtgtgtatgtgtgaatgtgtgtatgtgtgtaggtgtgtatgtgtgggttcaCTGTAATCCTCCAATCCCAAACCTCCCCTTCCCAAGATACACTGCTACTAGATGTTCTAGAATCTCCCAGGGTTCTCTTTCCAGAGCTGCAGGGGGCTGACACGATGGACCCCCACAGAGAGGCTGCGCTACGTCAGGGTCCTGCAGTCTTACCGGCTGCTAATGCAGTCTTAGCGGCTGCTGCAGCAGCCAGGGAGGTTGTGAGGGGTGACAAGCAGCCATGCCGAGGAAGTGCCTTGGCAGCCCTCCACCAGGACGCAGGAAACAGCAGAGCGCCACGCTGCCATTGACTTCTGTACCGATGAAAGAAGAGCAGAGACACGGCAGCTTCCATGTGTCAGCCTGGAGTTGTAAGAGAGGGAAGAGCCCCCGAGCACTCACTGCAAAACCACATCAATAAGACACTACGGGCAGAGACCGAGGCCAGGCTCCTCCACTGCTCCTCTGCCAGCAGGGATGGTGCCAGAGTTTCGTTTTTATCTATCACAGTCATCAAAGATGATTGCAGCCTCTTTATGCTGTGAAGGATTACTTCATACATGGCCAAGGAACGTTTAATGGATTGCAGTGAATTTATGCGGTTCTGTAGCATGTATAGTCTGGTGAGATCTGTAATGAGGCCGGGTTTGGCCACAGGAGAGGGTGGCAGCTCAGTGGTGGAGCGACTGACTGGAGATCGAGAGGTGTAAGTCGCTTACAATAAAAGAGTCTGTTAAATGAACACAGTTTTACTATTAAATTTGAATGACTCTATAAACTGTACCAGTCTGGAAAATTGCAGAAATTCAGATCTATAAAACAGTATTCAATCATTTTCTGTCAACCTTTTTAATTAGCCTTTCTGACCACATGCTCGCTTCAAGAGCCACACACGTGAAGCTACAGGGAGAGTTGGGAGTTCATCACCCTGATATTCCCCAACACTCACTCGCCTCTCAGGACCACTCACGCCCAGCGTCCCTGGGCGTGGCCAGCGTCCCTGGGCGTGGCCAGCGTCCCTGGGCGTGGCCTGATCTCAGCGTCCCTGGGCGTGGCCAGCGTCCCTGGGTGTGGCCTGGTCTCAGAGGAGGCTTCTGAGTTCCTCAACTGCGCCGTGGCATTCACGGCGACACCACCAAAGGCTTCTCTATGATTACACATTCCATAATGAATAATTTACCTTCTTCTAATGACCCGGTAAGCTGGTTCATTTAAACGGAAGCTTCCTCCTAGCGCTGTGATTATAGCTGTGAGCCGAGTTGAGAGGCAGATTAGAGGAAATGAAGGCAGGCTTgtcgggggaaggggggggggggtcccatcCCACCAAACACACGGATCGAGGTACTCATTACTATAGAGCCAATGGTGTCGTCAAGCCCACATAATACGAGTTACAGGAAATCACTTGGATGCTACGTCAAACCATTATTGATCGCCATCTTTTTAGTCTGATCTCTGTGTACAGGTCATTCATGACGATAAGTTGACTTCATCCTAACTTGTTAGTGAGGTTCTGCAGTCCTTCGGGCGTCGGTTCTAGCTAAAGCAAACACGTTTACGCTAGCTCTGAAAACTCCTTGAGTCATGAGTCTACAGGCTGTTTTTGTAAGGGCAGCTTTTTGGTCATAAGCCAGGCTTTTAAGAGAGGCTATTCATAGATGTTTTTTAGTGCCGACAGTATTGGGTAAACACTGTCCCAAATATGTAATAAATGCACAGATTTTTCTGCTTGAAGTCTTTTTTTAGCATGCATCCTGGTCGTGCTTTCAGAGCTGGAGGTCATATGGGAAATGGGTTCCCATGCTTGTAGAGTGCTTGAATCTAATCATGGATGCACATCACAGCATCTGCAGTTCTGCTGCTACTATCTGAACCAAGTCTGTTTCAAACATCTTCCCTCAGTAACTGGACTAGACTGTACATCCTCTCTTCTGCCTGTCTGCAGGACATGCACCCATCTGATCAgcacctcctctcttctgccTGTCTGCAGGTCATGCACCCATCTGATCAgcacctcctctcttctgccTGTCTGCAGGACATGCACCCATCTGATCAGCTTCATACAGCCTGACTCCATTATCCTCCTCTAATCTAGTCAAGTACAAAAGGCATTGGCTGTGCTGTCGACTGTTTGATGTTCATCTACCCCGcgtcctctctctgtttttccctctcctcccgtccTCATCACCCCCTCTCACCAGCTGGCTCTCCTAAACCTCAGATAAGACAAATCCACCAAATTAGGACAGATCACAGCAAaaaaacacaggccacaccAATCCTAATGACAATAATTGCATTTAGCACTAATTGggtatttaaatgttttgaatTGCAAATGCGCAAATGGgtgtccctctgtgtgtgtgtgtctgtgtgtgtctgtgtgtctgtgtgtgtgtgtgtgtacctaaaAGCTCTTTGGGACAGAGTCTGCGTAGGCCCCTAGTTGCACCACGGTTCAAACTGAGAAGTGTTTCAAAGAAACGTTTTGAACACTGTCTGCCTACTTAGGTAAGAACAGTGAAAAAtacacagagagtgtgtgtgtcagtgtgtgtctgactgtcagtgtgtgtgtgctccaacaACTAACTCTGACATCTGCTCAGTCCAACGGTTTTCAAACTCCTTGAATATGTAAACTACAAGCTTATTCCAGACACAATACATGTCAGATGTTCACAGAGATGCAAGCAAACATGAATCAGACAAATGTGAACGTCTCTACAAGTGAAGGCCTGGGAATTTCATTAAAATTGGATTCCAAATCTGAGACTGGAGACTTCCGGCCTAGTTGGATGTAGCCATTAAGCGCTGGCTGTAGATAACAGCAGATCAGAGCTAATATGAGCTAGCGCTGGCTGTAGATAACAGCAGACCAGAGCTAATATGAGCTAGCGCTACTTAGAGACACTCTGCCTGCTTTAAATCAAAAACAATTGCGAAGAATTGACGTCTTCAACAGTTCCCCTCACAGCAAAGCTGTAAATCTGCAATAAACCTCTGTCGTCAGTTAGCGAAAACAAGAAATTATTCCCCAATCAATCAGTCAATTAGCAGAAGTCTTGGCCTGAGATGAACATCCTAAAGATGTAGTTAATGAAAGCTGTACTGGAGCCACACAGCAAACTGGACCAATAAAAGATCAAAAGCATATCCCTGTAGTGGACCTGAATAGTTTTTCCTGTGTCACACAATGTCTTTTCCCTGACCACTAACAGACATCCCGACCCGCAGAGAATCATTTCTGGGAGgtggcttccccccccccccccccccccccccccccccccttaatctatagttcttgcaaatttaaattaagttaactggtgattttcggaCAGatctgcccccactgctaaaaaaaaaaaaatcctagaggaaacactggacTGCCTACATGTAGTCACTATAGCTACCATGAGTCTCTGATGCACTGCCTATATTATGTTTCATCGTTACATCAAATATCCCTCTGAGTACTTTCTGTTTGTACTCCCAACCCTACGGCAAGTGAAGAGGGACACCCATCATAGCAGCAACTCCCCCATTACTGACCCGACAGCCAGCATCCTTTATCAGGCTTTTCTTTGTGGGTTCCTCTCTTCTTGGTACTCGCACATTCAGAATGTTTCCTGAACTGGAAGAGACCATCTATGGTAAATTGCCAGTGAACATTTCTAAAGTGACCAGGGGTGGCTGTTTTTTTGTGGCTTCGCTTTTTATGTAAAAGTTCCTTTTAGCTGCTCTGCAGCCAGGCATTTCTCTCTCTGGGAAAAGTGCGTCTTTGATATTTTTATCTCACTGGAGGCAAAGACCCATCCTTTATTGATAAAaaccaaggagagagagactaatgTTCAAAGCACAGCAAACATGACTGCATCCTTCGCAAGGCAAAACTGTGGGTATTCCACACAAATAGCAAGCACACCACACATTTTGACAGAATAACAATCCCCTCGCCCCTTTTCAGAACATCCCCTTCATTGGGAGTTTTCCACAAGACAATTTCCGAATTTAACAAACAGCAGTTTTAGAACTCTTTACAttcaaacacatccacaccttTTCCTGAAACTCCAAATAACCATATTGACTGCTGTTTCTGAACCTTTAACTGAagtttatttgttgttgttttgaagtGAGgtacccacagacacactccgAACCATCCCAGAATCTCATCAGCTGTGAATGCAGTGGCAGCTGGAAAGTCTTGGCAAAGTCAGTCCTGGAAGAGAAACTGAGCGGGCAGCTCTAATATGCTGGTCCAATCTAAAGGATACCTCAGCATTGTGCACTATTCGATTTGTCACCTTACGTAACCACAGCTGAGAGATCAATGGCCGTCTGTTCTGCTGTGAAGTCTGGTTCTGGGTAACTGCCCCTGGGATCGATGGAGCAACGACTCCTCTCAGATCATTGGGTTCATTCAGGGTGTACTTTTGGGGGCGAGCAAATCCTTTTCTCCCATTGAGTGGTATAGGCTACTCTAAGAAAACAACTAATGTTCTCAACAGCTAGTGTGGACTAAA
Proteins encoded in this region:
- the lrrn3a gene encoding leucine-rich repeat neuronal protein 3 isoform X1, producing MKETAFVVCLLAELALTAFVLASKEDAHCPDLCRCETRPWFSPSSTYTEAPTVDCNDLGLATLPGKLPSDTQVLLLQTNNIINVEEPLDYLANITEIDLSQNNILSLSSVRLGLLPQLLSLHMEENCVQTLSDSCIPSLPNLQEFYINHNRISSISPRAFQGLGRLLRLHLNSNRLTAINMEWFQPLRTLEILMIGENPVLQLSDMNFKPLVNLRSLVLARMNLSEIPDNTLVGLDNLESISFFDNLFEKVPRAALKRAENLKFLDLNKNPIERIQKGDFANMIHLKELGVNSMPELVCIDGFALSNLPELTKIEATNNPKLSYIHPDAFYKLPRLETLMLNSNALSALHHRAVESLPNLREVSMHSNPIRCDCVVRWINMNRTGVRFMEPDSLFCAEPPEYQGQHVRQVHFREMTEICLPLISSGSLPDRMAIRKGGQVTLHCRAFGEPEPEIYWVTPTGLRVLPNSVSDKYHMHPEGTFDIYDAGAHEAGLYTCVAHNLVGADLKSVLVVVDGYFPKPSNQSLRLDTKSVQPRSVLLSWKNPGGFVSNIKWYMTAHVNHPSMAFTARVPSDVKEYRLAHLRPSTQYRVCVEVTSRQLGGYRDCVNVTTKGLEVPVDSSENWDTIVMSVCTVLFVVVAVACSVIYTSLRSQFFYRKLIEDQSESLLGPNEGSSSSLSGLCVSGVKVRATVVDFPDHSM
- the lrrn3a gene encoding leucine-rich repeat neuronal protein 3 isoform X2; this encodes MKETAFVVCLLAELALTAFVLASKEDAHCPDLCRCETRPWFSPSSTYTEAPTVDCNDLGLATLPGKLPSDTQVLLLQTNNIINVEEPLDYLANITEIDLSQNNILSLSSVRLGLLPQLLSLHMEENCVQTLSDSCIPSLPNLQEFYINHNRISSISPRAFQGLGRLLRLHLNSNRLTAINMEWFQPLRTLEILMIGENPVLQLSDMNFKPLVNLRSLVLARMNLSEIPDNTLVGLDNLESISFFDNLFEKVPRAALKRAENLKFLDLNKNPIERIQKGDFANMIHLKELGVNSMPELVCIDGFALSNLPISSGSLPDRMAIRKGGQVTLHCRAFGEPEPEIYWVTPTGLRVLPNSVSDKYHMHPEGTFDIYDAGAHEAGLYTCVAHNLVGADLKSVLVVVDGYFPKPSNQSLRLDTKSVQPRSVLLSWKNPGGFVSNIKWYMTAHVNHPSMAFTARVPSDVKEYRLAHLRPSTQYRVCVEVTSRQLGGYRDCVNVTTKGLEVPVDSSENWDTIVMSVCTVLFVVVAVACSVIYTSLRSQFFYRKLIEDQSESLLGPNEGSSSSLSGLCVSGVKVRATVVDFPDHSM